One Sus scrofa isolate TJ Tabasco breed Duroc chromosome 1, Sscrofa11.1, whole genome shotgun sequence DNA segment encodes these proteins:
- the TRMT5 gene encoding tRNA (guanine(37)-N1)-methyltransferase isoform X1: MRILWRPFGFGFSRRHLKVESCGITESESSIPLAWVSLIQKPNRTPDIFSLDQRKRFSTMPEIETNRRDSELFSPPSDVRGMTKLDRAAFKKTVTIPVLKVRKEIVNKLMRSLKKAALQRPGIKRVIEDPEDEESRLIMLDPYKIFTSDSFEKEELSILKQLNVSPQISKYNLELTYENFKSEEILRAVLPEGQDVTSGFSRVGHIAHLNLRDHQLPYKHLIGQVTIDKNPGITSAVNKINNIDNTYRNFQMEVLSGEENMMTKVRENNYTYEFDFSKVYWNPRLSTEHSRITELLKPGDVLFDVFAGVGPFAIPAAKKNCTVFANDLNPESHKWLLHNCKLNKVDQKVKVFNLDGKDFLQGPVREELMQQLGLLSKERKHSVHIVMNLPAKAVEFLCAFKSLLDGQPCSSELLPIVHCYSFSKDANPAKDVQQQAGTVLGVSLEACSSVHLVRNVAPNKEMLCITFQIPAAVLYKNQTENQETHDDPPLKRQRTDRDF; encoded by the exons ATGAG gatctTATGGAGGCCATTTGGATTTGGATTCTCAAGAAGACATCTCAAAGTGGAAAGCTGTGGAATAACTGAATCAGAATCATCGATTCCACTAGCTTGGGTGTCATTGATACAGAAACCTAACAGGACACCTGATATTTTCTCGTTGGATCAAAGAAAAAGATTCTCAACCATGcctgaaatagaaacaaatcGGAGAGACTCTGAATTGTTTTCACCACCCTCTGATGTTCGAGGAATGACAAAACTCGATAgagcagcttttaaaaaaacagtcaCCATCCCAGTGCTTAAAGTGAGGAAAGAAATAGTCAATAAATTGATGCGGTCCCTTAAAAAGGCAGCACTGCAGCGCCCAGGCATCAAACGTGTGATTGAAGATCCAGAAGATGAAGAAAGTAGACTAATTATGTTGGATCCCTATAAAATCTTTACCAGTGATTCCTTCGAGAAAGAAGAACTCAGTATTTTAAAGCAACTAAATGTCAGTCCACAGATATCTAAATATAATTTGGAACTAACTTATGAAAACTTTAAATCAGAAGAAATATTGAGAGCCGTGCTCCCTGAAGGTCAAGATGTGACTTCAGGGTTTAGCCGAGTCGGACACATCGCCCACCTGAACCTTCGAGATCATCAGCTACCTTACAAGCATTTAATTG gcCAAGTAACAATTGACAAAAATCCAGGAATCACCTCAGcagtaaataaaatcaataatattgATAATACCTACCGAAATTTCCAAATGGAAGTACTTTCTGGGGAGGAGAATATGATGACCAAG GTTCGAGAAAACAACTACACctatgaatttgatttttctaaaGTCTATTGGAATCCTCGTCTCTCCACAGAACACAGCCGTATCACAGAACTTCTCAAACCTGGGGATGTCCTATTTGATGTTTTTGCTGGGGTTGGGCCCTTTGCCATTCCAGCAGCAAAGAAAAACTGCACTGTATTTGCTAATGATCTCAATCCTGAATCCCATAAATGGCTACTGCACAACTGTAAATTAAATAAAGTGGACCAAAAGGTGAAAGTCTTTAACTTGGATGGGAAAGACTTCCTCCAAGGACCCGTCAGAGAAGAGTTAATGCAGCAACTGGGATTActgtcaaaagaaagaaaacactctgTGCACATTGTCATGAACTTGCCAGCAAAGGCAGTTGAGTTTCTCTGTGCTTTCAAATCACTCTTAGATGGACAGCCATGCAGCAGTGAGCTCCTTCCCATAGTGCACTGTTACAGCTTTTCCAAAGATGCTAATCCTGCTAAGGATGTTCAGCAACAAGCTGGAACTGTGTTAGGTGTTTCCTTGGAGGCATGCAGTTCAGTTCACCTAGTAAGAAATGTGGCCCCCAACAAGGAAATGTTATGCATCACCTTTCAGATTCCTGCTGCTGTACTCTACAAGAATCAGACCGAAAATCAAG AGACTCATGATGATCCACCTCTTAAACGCCAGAGGACAGATAGAGACTTTTAA
- the TRMT5 gene encoding tRNA (guanine(37)-N1)-methyltransferase isoform X2: MPEIETNRRDSELFSPPSDVRGMTKLDRAAFKKTVTIPVLKVRKEIVNKLMRSLKKAALQRPGIKRVIEDPEDEESRLIMLDPYKIFTSDSFEKEELSILKQLNVSPQISKYNLELTYENFKSEEILRAVLPEGQDVTSGFSRVGHIAHLNLRDHQLPYKHLIGQVTIDKNPGITSAVNKINNIDNTYRNFQMEVLSGEENMMTKVRENNYTYEFDFSKVYWNPRLSTEHSRITELLKPGDVLFDVFAGVGPFAIPAAKKNCTVFANDLNPESHKWLLHNCKLNKVDQKVKVFNLDGKDFLQGPVREELMQQLGLLSKERKHSVHIVMNLPAKAVEFLCAFKSLLDGQPCSSELLPIVHCYSFSKDANPAKDVQQQAGTVLGVSLEACSSVHLVRNVAPNKEMLCITFQIPAAVLYKNQTENQETHDDPPLKRQRTDRDF, translated from the exons ATGcctgaaatagaaacaaatcGGAGAGACTCTGAATTGTTTTCACCACCCTCTGATGTTCGAGGAATGACAAAACTCGATAgagcagcttttaaaaaaacagtcaCCATCCCAGTGCTTAAAGTGAGGAAAGAAATAGTCAATAAATTGATGCGGTCCCTTAAAAAGGCAGCACTGCAGCGCCCAGGCATCAAACGTGTGATTGAAGATCCAGAAGATGAAGAAAGTAGACTAATTATGTTGGATCCCTATAAAATCTTTACCAGTGATTCCTTCGAGAAAGAAGAACTCAGTATTTTAAAGCAACTAAATGTCAGTCCACAGATATCTAAATATAATTTGGAACTAACTTATGAAAACTTTAAATCAGAAGAAATATTGAGAGCCGTGCTCCCTGAAGGTCAAGATGTGACTTCAGGGTTTAGCCGAGTCGGACACATCGCCCACCTGAACCTTCGAGATCATCAGCTACCTTACAAGCATTTAATTG gcCAAGTAACAATTGACAAAAATCCAGGAATCACCTCAGcagtaaataaaatcaataatattgATAATACCTACCGAAATTTCCAAATGGAAGTACTTTCTGGGGAGGAGAATATGATGACCAAG GTTCGAGAAAACAACTACACctatgaatttgatttttctaaaGTCTATTGGAATCCTCGTCTCTCCACAGAACACAGCCGTATCACAGAACTTCTCAAACCTGGGGATGTCCTATTTGATGTTTTTGCTGGGGTTGGGCCCTTTGCCATTCCAGCAGCAAAGAAAAACTGCACTGTATTTGCTAATGATCTCAATCCTGAATCCCATAAATGGCTACTGCACAACTGTAAATTAAATAAAGTGGACCAAAAGGTGAAAGTCTTTAACTTGGATGGGAAAGACTTCCTCCAAGGACCCGTCAGAGAAGAGTTAATGCAGCAACTGGGATTActgtcaaaagaaagaaaacactctgTGCACATTGTCATGAACTTGCCAGCAAAGGCAGTTGAGTTTCTCTGTGCTTTCAAATCACTCTTAGATGGACAGCCATGCAGCAGTGAGCTCCTTCCCATAGTGCACTGTTACAGCTTTTCCAAAGATGCTAATCCTGCTAAGGATGTTCAGCAACAAGCTGGAACTGTGTTAGGTGTTTCCTTGGAGGCATGCAGTTCAGTTCACCTAGTAAGAAATGTGGCCCCCAACAAGGAAATGTTATGCATCACCTTTCAGATTCCTGCTGCTGTACTCTACAAGAATCAGACCGAAAATCAAG AGACTCATGATGATCCACCTCTTAAACGCCAGAGGACAGATAGAGACTTTTAA